The Candidatus Cloacimonadota bacterium genome contains a region encoding:
- a CDS encoding 4Fe-4S binding protein has translation MTRPLLTLLALLLLLPAFAVIDPAVGITAHSGVVELRGAQTWLKADPGYELRLLLAPASLLDSLGLVLASGDTLLVEGVRSQDLLLVSQIWTSSADGPLILRDLEGGSLSTGGTAAYRVDGQTCIGCRLCLAPCPTGAITFHKGKAHIDPNTCTECGICVEGNGRFKGCPVGAIKTE, from the coding sequence GTGACCCGGCCGCTGCTTACCCTGTTGGCATTGCTTTTGCTCTTGCCGGCCTTTGCCGTGATCGATCCCGCCGTTGGGATCACCGCCCACAGCGGTGTTGTTGAGCTGCGGGGCGCGCAGACCTGGCTCAAGGCCGATCCCGGCTACGAACTGCGCCTGCTGCTGGCCCCGGCCAGCCTGCTGGATTCCCTGGGCCTGGTGCTGGCCAGCGGCGACACCCTGCTGGTGGAGGGCGTGCGGTCTCAGGATCTGCTTCTGGTAAGCCAGATCTGGACCTCCTCCGCGGACGGGCCCCTCATCCTGAGGGATCTGGAAGGTGGAAGCCTAAGCACCGGTGGCACCGCCGCTTACCGCGTGGACGGCCAAACCTGCATCGGCTGCCGGCTCTGCCTGGCTCCCTGCCCCACCGGCGCGATCACCTTCCACAAAGGCAAGGCCCACATCGATCCCAACACATGCACCGAATGCGGCATCTGCGTGGAGGGAAACGGCCGCTTCAAAGGCTGCCCCGTGGGGGCCATCAAAACGGAGTAG
- a CDS encoding NTP transferase domain-containing protein → MIALIMAGGSGTRFWPASRAAQPKQFLRVAGAKSMLQLTFERLEPLVPAERTYVVTAASQAALVRRHLPQVPAENIIIEPFGMNTAPCIALGLARLRQLYPATESMVVLPADHVIRDVEVFLESLARAEKAARDGALVTFGIVPEYPATGYGYIETGEEAGPGVFNVLRFKEKPDLDTATEFLRSGSFLWNSGMFCWTLDAIGAAFTEFLPQALDIAREVVDLRATGAGEDKVAAAYAGMPRVPIDIGIMEPARQRVVIPVSYGWSDVGSWKALADISASDEQLNHFRRAGFALDARDNYVYSDKYVALIGVEGLCVVETGDAILVTTKARSEEVKRVVEQLQQENKDELL, encoded by the coding sequence GTGATAGCGCTGATCATGGCCGGAGGTTCCGGCACCCGTTTCTGGCCGGCCAGCCGGGCCGCCCAGCCCAAGCAGTTTTTGCGCGTTGCCGGCGCCAAATCCATGCTGCAGCTCACTTTTGAACGTTTGGAACCGCTGGTGCCCGCCGAGCGGACCTATGTGGTCACCGCCGCTTCCCAGGCCGCGCTGGTGCGCCGGCATCTGCCCCAAGTGCCGGCTGAAAACATCATCATCGAGCCCTTCGGGATGAACACCGCGCCTTGCATCGCGCTGGGCCTGGCCCGGCTGAGGCAGCTGTATCCCGCCACCGAGAGCATGGTGGTGCTGCCCGCGGACCACGTCATCCGCGATGTGGAGGTGTTTTTGGAAAGCCTCGCCAGGGCGGAAAAAGCAGCCCGCGACGGGGCTCTGGTCACCTTCGGCATCGTGCCGGAATATCCCGCCACCGGCTACGGCTACATCGAAACCGGCGAGGAGGCAGGACCGGGAGTCTTCAACGTTTTGCGCTTCAAGGAAAAACCCGACCTGGACACCGCCACGGAATTCCTCCGCAGCGGCAGTTTCCTCTGGAACAGCGGCATGTTTTGCTGGACCCTGGACGCCATAGGAGCGGCGTTCACAGAATTTTTGCCCCAGGCGCTGGACATCGCCCGCGAGGTGGTGGACCTGCGCGCCACCGGGGCCGGTGAGGATAAAGTGGCCGCGGCTTATGCCGGCATGCCCCGCGTTCCCATCGACATCGGCATCATGGAACCCGCCCGCCAGAGGGTGGTGATCCCCGTAAGCTACGGCTGGAGCGACGTTGGCTCTTGGAAAGCGCTGGCGGACATCTCGGCTTCCGACGAGCAGCTGAACCATTTCCGCCGGGCCGGTTTCGCCCTGGATGCCCGCGACAATTATGTTTACAGCGACAAATACGTGGCCCTGATAGGCGTGGAGGGGCTCTGCGTCGTGGAAACCGGGGATGCCATCCTGGTGACCACCAAAGCCAGAAGTGAAGAGGTGAAAAGGGTGGTGGAGCAGCTGCAGCAAGAGAACAAGGACGAACTGCTGTGA
- a CDS encoding outer membrane lipoprotein carrier protein LolA, translated as MKKSILILLALLAAWTAGCALSSSELYTRLQSAYRNLSTFQASVQQSNYYPQLKKSINYSGRIYFTPGRMLMSFTKPGIQVLKIENGRVELYDASSKTLFQSAVQPQFGKMNPVEILQIYWSKSAVTVTSQSKTAASVKLVPKQDDLVSSLTATLNPASGIVSKLGYTDKSGNSVSYSFSGIKLNGSIPASVWKQSYPQDVQIIR; from the coding sequence ATGAAAAAAAGCATATTGATCCTGCTGGCGCTGCTGGCGGCCTGGACGGCCGGCTGCGCCCTGAGCAGTTCCGAACTGTACACCAGGCTGCAGTCCGCCTACAGGAACCTCTCCACCTTCCAGGCCAGCGTGCAGCAGAGCAACTACTATCCCCAGCTCAAAAAGAGCATCAACTACAGCGGCAGGATCTATTTCACGCCGGGACGCATGCTGATGAGCTTCACCAAGCCGGGCATCCAGGTGCTCAAGATCGAAAACGGGCGGGTCGAGCTCTACGATGCCTCTTCCAAAACGCTGTTCCAAAGCGCTGTGCAGCCTCAATTCGGCAAAATGAACCCGGTGGAGATCCTGCAGATCTACTGGAGCAAATCCGCCGTGACCGTCACCTCGCAGTCCAAAACCGCGGCCAGCGTGAAGCTGGTGCCCAAACAGGATGACCTGGTCTCCTCGCTCACCGCCACGCTCAACCCCGCCAGCGGGATCGTGAGCAAACTCGGCTACACGGACAAGAGCGGAAACAGCGTCAGCTACAGCTTTTCCGGGATCAAACTGAACGGCTCCATCCCCGCTTCCGTGTGGAAACAGAGCTATCCCCAAGATGTGCAGATCATCCGCTGA
- a CDS encoding DNA translocase FtsK, which produces MATATRKKSSSKTRRSPGLKLWQKRLIAGFLTLLALLVMISLLFGWESILSDKDHLSMRGNLFRWPFLQGALVDNPIGVFGVAVGYGVSYLFGYHFSLLAAIITGIISFLYFLEPLAQRKRQKFYLLLLAAFLLQVWLARNIVQPELAVIPKAIWNGLAAVFNTFGATLLLILGTIFILILCFEYRRLKNFFAKVWAELTQGREAAPKKEKAPKPTINKDVPTQPGPQPAPQPVIQNHSQSDKQEFPDKPLEFPAPGPKPAAKERKKPPVSGPETAAGDEREYVMPSIADFLESPVKLSDRDRKEIENQILGTSQVLKSKLAEFGIEAEVRNVNIGPIITQYELEPAKGVKVNKFTSLADDLALAIKAKSIRVQAPIPGRGLIGIEIPNLTRDMIYLRDLLLSEEIRSMNSKLVFGLGKDIAGRPVVTDLAKMPHLLIAGATGSGKSVCINAIIMSLILRSKPEELRLILIDPKRVELAGYNSLPHLIGNVVTEPEQALENMYWAVREMEHRYELLQEARVRDISSFNEKAELDPELEKLPYIVIIVDEFADLILTSGKDIEVPITRLAQMARAVGIHLILATQRPSIKVITGIIKANFSARVAFQVSSRVDSRVILDQIGAERLLGSGDMLFLPPGKALTERIHGAYVSDQEIARVCDFLAMQPKPKQDFSIVKEEDGELGDFDYDDELFPEAARVVVSANTASVSMLQRHFRIGYARAGRLIDLLERARVIGPHLGSKSRDVLATQEELVQRGILREEQ; this is translated from the coding sequence ATGGCCACCGCCACCAGAAAAAAAAGCAGCTCCAAAACCAGGCGTTCCCCCGGCCTGAAACTCTGGCAGAAACGCCTCATCGCTGGCTTTTTAACTTTGCTGGCGTTGCTGGTGATGATCAGCCTGCTCTTTGGGTGGGAATCCATCCTGAGCGACAAGGACCATCTGAGCATGCGGGGCAACCTCTTCCGCTGGCCCTTCCTGCAAGGCGCGCTGGTGGACAACCCGATCGGGGTGTTCGGCGTGGCGGTGGGTTACGGTGTCTCCTACCTGTTCGGCTACCATTTTTCGCTGCTCGCGGCGATCATCACAGGCATCATCAGCTTCCTCTATTTTCTGGAGCCCCTGGCGCAGCGCAAGCGGCAAAAGTTTTATCTGCTGCTGCTCGCGGCCTTTCTGCTGCAGGTGTGGCTGGCCAGGAACATCGTGCAGCCGGAACTGGCGGTGATCCCCAAAGCCATCTGGAACGGCCTGGCGGCGGTGTTCAACACCTTCGGTGCCACCCTGCTGCTGATTTTGGGCACCATCTTCATTTTGATCCTCTGCTTTGAATACCGGCGCCTGAAAAACTTCTTCGCCAAGGTCTGGGCGGAACTCACCCAGGGACGGGAGGCCGCTCCCAAAAAGGAAAAAGCGCCCAAACCGACCATCAACAAGGACGTGCCCACCCAGCCGGGACCGCAGCCGGCGCCGCAACCCGTGATCCAAAACCATTCCCAAAGCGATAAACAGGAATTTCCGGACAAGCCTTTGGAGTTTCCCGCCCCGGGACCGAAACCCGCCGCCAAAGAAAGGAAAAAGCCGCCTGTTTCCGGCCCGGAAACCGCTGCCGGAGACGAACGCGAGTATGTGATGCCCTCGATCGCTGACTTTCTGGAAAGCCCCGTGAAGCTTTCCGACCGCGACCGCAAAGAGATCGAAAACCAGATCCTGGGCACCAGCCAGGTGCTGAAAAGCAAGCTGGCGGAATTTGGCATCGAGGCGGAAGTGCGCAACGTGAACATCGGGCCGATCATCACGCAGTATGAGCTGGAGCCCGCCAAGGGGGTGAAGGTGAACAAATTCACCTCCCTGGCCGACGACCTGGCCCTGGCCATCAAAGCCAAATCCATCCGCGTGCAAGCCCCCATCCCGGGACGCGGCCTGATCGGCATCGAAATTCCCAACCTCACCCGCGACATGATCTATCTGCGCGACCTGCTGCTTTCCGAAGAGATCAGGTCGATGAACTCCAAACTGGTGTTCGGGCTGGGCAAGGACATCGCGGGACGCCCCGTGGTGACGGACCTGGCCAAAATGCCGCATCTGCTGATCGCCGGCGCCACCGGCAGCGGCAAAAGCGTCTGCATCAACGCCATCATCATGAGCCTCATCCTGCGCTCCAAACCGGAGGAACTGCGCCTGATCCTGATCGATCCCAAAAGGGTGGAACTGGCCGGCTACAACAGCCTGCCCCACCTGATCGGCAATGTGGTCACCGAACCGGAACAGGCCCTCGAAAACATGTATTGGGCCGTGCGCGAGATGGAACACCGCTATGAACTGCTGCAGGAAGCACGGGTGCGCGACATCAGCTCGTTCAACGAAAAGGCGGAACTGGACCCCGAACTGGAGAAACTGCCCTACATCGTGATCATCGTGGATGAATTCGCGGACCTGATCCTCACCAGCGGCAAGGACATCGAGGTGCCCATCACCCGGCTGGCCCAGATGGCCCGCGCCGTGGGCATCCATCTGATCCTGGCCACCCAGAGGCCCTCCATCAAGGTGATCACCGGCATCATCAAAGCGAACTTTTCCGCCCGCGTGGCCTTCCAGGTCTCGTCCCGGGTGGATTCCCGCGTGATCCTGGACCAGATCGGGGCCGAACGCCTGCTGGGCAGCGGCGACATGCTGTTCCTGCCGCCCGGAAAAGCGCTCACGGAGCGCATTCACGGCGCGTATGTCTCGGACCAGGAGATCGCCCGGGTCTGCGACTTTCTGGCCATGCAGCCCAAGCCCAAACAGGATTTCAGCATCGTGAAGGAAGAGGACGGGGAACTGGGCGATTTTGACTATGACGACGAGCTGTTCCCCGAAGCCGCGAGAGTGGTGGTGAGCGCCAACACGGCCTCGGTTTCCATGCTGCAGCGGCACTTCCGCATCGGCTATGCCCGGGCGGGCCGGCTGATCGACCTGCTGGAGCGGGCGCGGGTGATCGGGCCCCACCTGGGCAGCAAATCCCGCGACGTGCTGGCCACCCAGGAAGAGCTGGTCCAGCGCGGCATTCTGCGGGAAGAGCAATAA
- a CDS encoding YchF family ATPase: MKIALIGLPKSGKTTIFNALTGTSASTDKYAPAATEANIGVVQVPDERVTKLSELYKPKKTIYAHIEYRDYPGIFSAHAENPDNALFSDIKSNEGFVLVLRAFQDEELNELFAAGEPARQLASFEDEMLLADLIVAEKRIEKIELGYKRGVKTAAILFEEKILRQVCEHLQSGLPLRELRLHAEEEKALRGFRFFSQKPLLVLINCAEDDFHGLDALKQEIAAKGYVTEVIAGRFEEELSKLDGEEAQLFREDMGIGESIRDRFTRLCYSMLGYISFFTVGEDEVRAWTIEDGDNAVTAAGKIHSDLARGFIRAECFRYADLMEHGSEKHLREKGLFRLEGKEYLVRDGDIISVRFSV, from the coding sequence ATGAAAATAGCCCTCATCGGACTGCCCAAAAGCGGCAAGACCACCATTTTCAACGCCCTCACCGGAACTTCCGCCAGCACCGACAAATACGCGCCCGCGGCCACCGAGGCCAACATCGGCGTGGTGCAGGTGCCGGATGAACGGGTGACCAAACTCAGCGAGCTCTACAAGCCCAAAAAGACCATTTATGCCCACATCGAATACCGCGACTACCCCGGCATTTTCTCCGCCCACGCCGAGAATCCAGACAACGCGCTCTTCTCGGACATCAAGTCCAACGAAGGATTCGTGCTGGTGCTGCGCGCCTTTCAGGACGAAGAGCTGAACGAGCTGTTCGCCGCCGGGGAGCCCGCGCGGCAACTGGCCTCCTTTGAAGACGAGATGCTGCTGGCAGACCTGATCGTGGCGGAAAAGCGGATCGAAAAGATCGAGCTGGGCTACAAGCGGGGCGTGAAAACCGCCGCCATCCTGTTCGAGGAAAAGATCCTGCGCCAGGTTTGCGAACACCTGCAAAGCGGCCTGCCGCTGCGCGAACTGCGGCTGCACGCGGAGGAGGAGAAGGCCCTGCGCGGTTTCCGCTTCTTCAGCCAGAAACCGCTGCTGGTGCTGATCAACTGCGCCGAAGACGACTTTCACGGCCTGGACGCCCTCAAACAGGAGATCGCGGCCAAGGGCTACGTCACCGAGGTGATCGCGGGCCGCTTTGAAGAGGAACTGAGCAAGCTGGACGGCGAGGAAGCGCAACTTTTCCGCGAGGACATGGGCATCGGCGAAAGCATCCGCGACCGCTTCACCCGGCTCTGCTACAGCATGCTGGGCTACATCAGCTTTTTCACCGTGGGCGAGGATGAGGTGCGGGCCTGGACCATCGAGGACGGCGACAACGCCGTCACCGCCGCCGGAAAGATCCATTCAGACCTGGCCCGGGGTTTCATCCGGGCGGAATGTTTCCGCTATGCCGACCTGATGGAACACGGCAGCGAAAAGCATCTGCGCGAAAAAGGCCTCTTCCGCCTGGAAGGCAAGGAATACCTCGTGCGCGACGGGGACATCATCTCCGTGCGCTTCAGCGTTTAG
- a CDS encoding rRNA pseudouridine synthase — MSSSNGSSARSSKTALKPGEGTRLNRWLAECGICSRREADELIRSGKVRVNGEPCLDLSRRIGPGDRVSCQGQELRRITEKVYLMLNKPRGYVVTHSDELQRETIYSLLPDSAANLRYAGRLDKNSEGLLLMTNDGELINALTHPKRKVEKVYRVEINRRLSRKELEDLRHGVQIEGGVTLPAGVFVKNDGGQGMTLKMVITEGRKRQIRQMVEAVGAKVLRLKRLQFGTLMLKDLPLGRWRPLSGVELRSLKSLVENPKP; from the coding sequence ATGAGCTCATCGAACGGCTCTTCAGCACGATCATCCAAAACAGCCTTGAAACCTGGTGAGGGCACGCGCCTGAACCGCTGGCTGGCGGAATGCGGGATCTGCTCACGCCGCGAGGCGGACGAACTGATCCGCTCAGGCAAGGTGCGCGTGAACGGCGAGCCCTGCCTGGACCTCAGCCGCAGGATCGGCCCCGGGGACAGGGTGAGCTGCCAGGGCCAGGAGCTGCGCCGGATCACGGAAAAGGTCTATCTGATGCTGAACAAGCCGCGGGGCTATGTGGTGACCCACTCCGACGAACTGCAGCGGGAAACGATCTACAGCCTGCTGCCGGACAGCGCCGCCAATCTGCGCTACGCCGGGCGGCTGGACAAAAATTCCGAAGGCCTGCTGCTGATGACCAACGATGGCGAGCTGATCAACGCTCTCACGCATCCCAAACGCAAGGTGGAAAAGGTTTACCGGGTTGAGATCAACCGCCGCCTGAGCCGCAAAGAGCTGGAGGACCTGCGCCACGGAGTGCAGATCGAAGGCGGCGTCACGCTGCCGGCGGGGGTGTTCGTGAAAAATGACGGCGGCCAGGGCATGACCCTGAAAATGGTGATCACCGAAGGCCGCAAACGCCAGATCCGGCAGATGGTGGAGGCCGTGGGCGCCAAAGTGTTGCGCCTGAAGCGCCTGCAATTCGGCACCCTGATGCTCAAAGACCTGCCGCTGGGCAGATGGCGCCCTCTGAGCGGAGTGGAACTGCGCTCCCTGAAAAGCCTTGTGGAGAACCCCAAACCATGA
- the lptE gene encoding LPS assembly lipoprotein LptE, protein MVKKFIWFGLLSAVLFGCSYSVYSNAYPHLKKIAVLPFENQSSQFDLGDTVLNGLTQQFSRDGRLKLVTQQPDCTLEGTIQDFSESVYSYDSGNNVQDYMLRLGCSVVFTDLVNNQVIYENKNLVLSEAYAAEGADASTAKSKSKEEATDELIERLFSTIIQNSLETW, encoded by the coding sequence ATGGTCAAGAAATTTATTTGGTTCGGACTGCTGTCAGCGGTACTTTTCGGATGCTCATATTCCGTCTATTCAAATGCTTACCCGCATTTGAAAAAAATTGCCGTGCTCCCGTTTGAGAACCAAAGTTCCCAGTTCGACCTGGGCGATACGGTGCTGAACGGCCTCACGCAGCAGTTCAGCCGCGACGGCCGCCTGAAACTGGTGACCCAGCAGCCGGACTGCACGCTGGAAGGGACGATCCAGGACTTTTCCGAGAGCGTGTACAGCTACGACAGCGGCAACAACGTGCAGGACTATATGCTGCGCCTGGGCTGCAGCGTTGTTTTCACCGATCTGGTGAACAACCAGGTGATCTACGAAAACAAGAACCTGGTCCTGAGCGAGGCCTACGCCGCGGAAGGCGCCGACGCCAGCACCGCCAAATCCAAAAGCAAAGAGGAAGCGACCGATGAGCTCATCGAACGGCTCTTCAGCACGATCATCCAAAACAGCCTTGAAACCTGGTGA
- a CDS encoding PTS sugar transporter subunit IIA — protein sequence MAKKFLSKADAARKLKVSERVIQEMMNSKTFETKLVGKNLKIDEDSLNEWLENLNESDEKMLALKRVICHFEEYMRPENIFLDFEAENKFDAIRILSVKAKELKLVRDARWLYEVVVAREELISTAIGHGVALLHPRHLHPSKIKTPSILFGRSSVPVDFDAPDNKPVNIFFMLLLHNDKQHLFSLSYISKLIMNPEILAAFSTAASVEEIHNCLTVLPEQQNK from the coding sequence ATGGCGAAAAAATTTCTGTCCAAAGCCGACGCGGCCAGGAAGCTGAAGGTCTCCGAGCGCGTTATCCAGGAAATGATGAACAGCAAGACCTTCGAAACCAAGCTGGTGGGGAAAAACCTCAAGATCGACGAGGATTCCCTCAACGAATGGCTGGAAAACCTCAACGAATCGGACGAAAAGATGCTCGCCCTCAAGCGCGTGATCTGCCACTTTGAGGAATACATGCGGCCGGAGAACATCTTCCTGGATTTTGAGGCCGAAAACAAGTTCGACGCCATCCGCATCCTCAGCGTCAAAGCCAAGGAACTCAAGCTCGTGCGCGACGCCCGCTGGCTCTATGAAGTGGTGGTGGCCCGCGAGGAACTCATCTCCACGGCCATCGGACACGGTGTGGCCCTGCTCCATCCCCGCCATCTGCATCCCTCCAAGATCAAAACCCCCAGCATCCTCTTCGGCCGCTCCAGCGTGCCTGTGGATTTTGACGCTCCGGACAACAAACCGGTGAACATCTTCTTCATGCTCCTGCTCCACAACGACAAACAGCACCTCTTCAGCCTCTCCTACATCTCCAAACTGATCATGAATCCCGAGATCCTGGCCGCCTTCAGCACCGCCGCCAGCGTGGAGGAGATCCACAACTGCCTCACCGTGCTGCCCGAACAGCAAAACAAATAA